In Prescottella soli, a genomic segment contains:
- a CDS encoding BTAD domain-containing putative transcriptional regulator, whose protein sequence is MQPVTSVPEDPAPTAPPVEVALLGDVATRRDGILAPLAGPRARSLLVALARRPGRSRSAAALVEDVWGEAPPRSPSNALHTQISRLRSALPDRVIEVGPAGYRLLLEPEQVDLTRARMLVRQAGQCHADGDQQGALAAVRQARALWRGDPGADLPDGDLADDLATEAAAHRCALDAVELVALVAAGAYGDALPIARSAAGVSPLDEGKHALLMECLHGVGRSSEALEVFAGLRGRLADRLGADPSARLIDLNATILRGEQDTRAPAGDGAAGVEPEPAGRTLPTVIGLRAAPNQLLGRKTDLAALELLLESSRVVTVLGPGGTGKTRVAHALGGEVSTRMPVALVELAPLRSGEDLIAAISGTLGLSEADLAPGGLTRTRIHDARQRLRDALATRPSLLILDNCEHLIDDVADVVSDLIAASPHLTVLATSRAPMAITAESVYPLPPLAIHDDGSPAIELFRARALAVRPSVRLDRGEVERLCRTLDGLPLAIELAAARVRTLSVEEINARLVDRFALLRSGDRTSPERHRTLRAVIDWSWNLLTDPERAALRRLCRFPAGFTSDAAVAVAQWGEVDDAADALEGLVNQSMLSVVEPAEGADAVALRYHMLETVREFGEDQSDGDESTEVHSRTVAWAERFSREVFRDFMSGRQVAAAHRVEAEHDNLLAVLRFALSERLVRTVLTVFPVLGGMWSLRGAHSEVFTWAPRVIELDDSGLTPADVPGDHLASTYVLAGAHMAMGGNLRTVAIARTRLRRLLATRTDLSESSRVNATLMLVPASGRGLPRALATAVRSTDPGARSSALMARSNLRENNGDLFGSESDARLALDLAEHSNDSWGLAMVCQHLGSLCAQSARYNDAVDYYRRSAEGLWELHLYDESLQVRGFMVAALVGAGRIADARAELARLVPMDSNAPSSRTNNEDTHNQASLSASTAEADLAVGEVDRGLAEYRRAVGHAGGLAGEFAADPFEIMVAAAAVDAHVLAGRPEVVADLADRLAVVSKLRLGPRGYPDLPQTGAVACAVAGYHITTGSGAVEGAPRLLALATRVRARQDYPSMRLDRHLDVARAAVGDDAVAAALASVEGAPRAAARREILDLLSTKEE, encoded by the coding sequence GTGCAACCCGTGACGAGCGTCCCCGAAGACCCGGCACCCACAGCGCCGCCGGTCGAGGTGGCACTGCTGGGTGACGTCGCCACACGCCGGGACGGGATCCTGGCGCCATTGGCCGGGCCCCGCGCCCGCAGCCTCCTCGTCGCGCTCGCGCGCCGCCCCGGGCGTAGTCGCAGCGCGGCCGCACTCGTCGAGGACGTGTGGGGTGAGGCGCCGCCGAGGTCGCCGTCGAATGCACTGCACACCCAGATCTCCCGGCTGCGGTCCGCCCTGCCCGATCGTGTCATCGAGGTCGGCCCGGCCGGATACCGCCTGTTGCTCGAGCCCGAACAGGTCGACCTGACCCGGGCACGAATGTTGGTGCGCCAGGCGGGGCAGTGCCACGCGGACGGCGACCAGCAGGGCGCCCTCGCGGCAGTCCGGCAGGCCCGCGCACTCTGGCGGGGCGATCCCGGCGCCGACCTGCCCGACGGGGATCTCGCGGACGATCTGGCGACGGAGGCGGCAGCCCACCGGTGCGCGCTCGACGCGGTCGAGCTCGTGGCGCTCGTCGCCGCCGGTGCGTACGGCGACGCGCTGCCGATCGCGCGCTCCGCAGCGGGTGTCTCCCCACTCGACGAGGGGAAGCACGCGCTGCTCATGGAGTGCCTGCACGGGGTGGGGCGGTCCAGCGAGGCGCTCGAGGTGTTCGCGGGGCTGCGCGGCCGGCTGGCCGACCGGCTGGGTGCGGATCCGTCCGCACGGCTGATCGATCTCAACGCCACCATCCTGCGCGGCGAGCAGGACACCCGCGCGCCGGCGGGGGACGGCGCCGCGGGCGTCGAGCCCGAGCCCGCGGGACGCACTCTGCCCACCGTCATCGGGCTCCGGGCCGCGCCCAACCAGCTCCTGGGACGGAAGACCGACCTGGCCGCCCTCGAACTGCTCCTCGAGTCGTCGCGTGTGGTGACGGTCCTCGGACCCGGCGGCACCGGCAAGACTCGGGTGGCGCACGCGCTCGGCGGCGAGGTCTCGACGCGGATGCCGGTCGCGCTCGTCGAACTCGCCCCGCTGCGCAGCGGCGAGGACCTGATCGCCGCGATCAGCGGCACGCTCGGTCTGAGCGAGGCCGATCTGGCCCCGGGCGGGCTCACCCGCACCCGGATACACGACGCGCGCCAGCGGCTGCGGGACGCGTTGGCGACCCGCCCGTCGCTGCTGATCCTGGACAACTGCGAGCACCTCATCGACGACGTCGCCGACGTGGTGTCGGACCTGATCGCGGCGAGCCCGCATCTGACCGTTCTCGCTACCAGTCGCGCTCCGATGGCGATCACGGCGGAATCGGTGTATCCGTTGCCGCCGTTGGCGATCCACGACGACGGATCGCCCGCGATCGAGCTGTTCCGGGCGCGCGCCCTCGCCGTCCGGCCCTCGGTGCGGCTCGATCGCGGCGAGGTCGAGCGGCTCTGCCGGACTCTGGACGGTCTGCCGCTCGCGATCGAACTCGCCGCGGCGAGGGTCCGTACGCTCAGCGTGGAGGAGATCAACGCCCGACTCGTCGACCGCTTCGCGCTGCTGCGCTCGGGGGACCGCACGTCACCCGAGCGCCACCGCACGTTGCGGGCGGTCATCGACTGGAGCTGGAATCTCCTCACGGACCCGGAACGCGCCGCCCTGCGCCGGTTGTGCCGATTCCCGGCAGGATTCACGTCGGACGCGGCCGTGGCCGTCGCGCAGTGGGGCGAGGTCGACGACGCGGCGGACGCCCTCGAGGGCCTGGTGAACCAGTCGATGCTGTCGGTCGTCGAACCGGCCGAGGGCGCCGACGCGGTGGCGTTGCGCTACCACATGCTCGAGACCGTGCGGGAGTTCGGCGAGGATCAGTCGGACGGTGACGAGTCCACCGAGGTGCACTCCCGAACCGTCGCCTGGGCGGAGCGCTTCTCTCGAGAAGTGTTCCGCGACTTCATGTCCGGCCGGCAGGTCGCGGCGGCGCATCGGGTGGAGGCCGAGCACGACAACCTGCTCGCCGTGCTGCGATTCGCACTGTCCGAGAGGCTGGTTCGCACCGTCCTGACGGTGTTCCCGGTGCTCGGCGGCATGTGGTCCTTGAGGGGCGCGCACTCGGAGGTCTTCACGTGGGCGCCGCGCGTGATCGAACTCGACGATTCGGGACTGACCCCCGCGGACGTCCCCGGCGATCACCTGGCGTCGACGTACGTACTGGCCGGCGCTCACATGGCGATGGGTGGGAACCTGCGCACGGTCGCGATCGCCCGCACGCGTCTGCGCCGACTGCTCGCCACCCGCACCGATCTCAGCGAGTCGTCTCGGGTGAACGCGACGCTGATGCTGGTGCCCGCCTCCGGGCGTGGCCTGCCGCGGGCGCTCGCGACGGCGGTCCGCTCCACTGATCCGGGGGCACGCAGTTCCGCGTTGATGGCGCGCTCCAACCTCCGGGAGAACAACGGCGACCTGTTCGGCTCGGAGTCCGACGCCCGACTGGCGCTCGACCTCGCCGAGCACTCGAACGACAGTTGGGGTCTGGCGATGGTGTGTCAGCACCTCGGCAGCCTGTGCGCGCAGTCCGCGCGGTACAACGACGCCGTCGACTACTACCGCCGTTCGGCCGAGGGGTTGTGGGAACTGCACCTGTACGACGAGAGCCTGCAGGTGCGGGGATTCATGGTTGCTGCGCTGGTCGGGGCCGGCCGGATAGCCGACGCCCGGGCCGAACTCGCGAGGCTCGTCCCGATGGACTCGAACGCGCCGAGCAGCAGAACGAACAACGAGGACACGCACAATCAGGCATCGCTGTCGGCGAGCACCGCGGAAGCGGATCTGGCCGTCGGCGAGGTGGATCGTGGGCTGGCGGAGTACCGGCGTGCGGTTGGGCACGCCGGCGGCCTCGCGGGCGAGTTTGCCGCCGATCCGTTCGAGATCATGGTGGCTGCGGCGGCTGTGGACGCGCACGTCCTCGCCGGGCGTCCGGAGGTGGTCGCCGATCTCGCCGACCGGCTCGCGGTGGTGTCGAAGCTGCGGCTCGGGCCCCGCGGGTACCCCGATCTGCCGCAGACCGGTGCGGTGGCGTGCGCCGTCGCCGGCTACCACATCACCACCGGAAGCGGTGCCGTCGAAGGCGCGCCGCGGCTCCTCGCTCTGGCGACGAGAGTGCGTGCGCGACAGGACTATCCGTCGATGCGGCTGGACCGTCACCTCGACGTCGCGCGCGCCGCGGTCGGCGACGACGCCGTAGCGGCGGCGCTGGCGTCCGTAGAGGGGGCACCCCGCGCCGCCGCGCGTCGTGAGATCCTCGACCTGCTCTCCACGAAGGAGGAGTGA
- a CDS encoding ABC transporter permease — translation MTTTLTSPATTAGTRTHQAVDRVSLRDSVAHSFTMAYRGILKIKHNPEQLFDVVVQPIIFTFMFTYIFGGAISGDVQSYLPIIIPGILVQTVITTSIVTGTQLREDMDKGVFDRFKSLPIARIAPLSGALLADVVRYLIATTITIVVGIAMGYRPGGGVVGVVCAALLVMVCAFAISWIFALMGVLMSKASAVQGVSMMILFPLTFMSNAFVPAETMPGWMQAFVNVNPVSHLVTAVRELANDGHVGIHAVWALLGAAVIVAVMAPLTVRTYMRKA, via the coding sequence ATGACCACCACCCTCACCTCGCCCGCAACCACCGCGGGCACCCGGACCCACCAGGCCGTCGACCGGGTCAGCCTGCGGGACTCGGTCGCTCACAGCTTCACGATGGCCTACCGAGGCATCCTGAAGATCAAGCACAACCCCGAGCAGCTGTTCGACGTCGTCGTGCAGCCGATCATCTTCACGTTCATGTTCACGTACATCTTCGGAGGCGCGATCTCCGGGGACGTGCAGTCGTACCTGCCGATCATCATCCCGGGCATCCTGGTGCAGACCGTCATCACGACGTCGATCGTCACGGGCACCCAGCTGCGGGAAGACATGGACAAGGGGGTGTTCGACCGGTTCAAGTCGCTGCCGATCGCCCGGATCGCGCCGCTGTCCGGGGCGCTGCTCGCCGACGTCGTGCGGTACCTGATCGCGACGACCATCACGATCGTCGTCGGTATCGCGATGGGCTACCGGCCCGGCGGTGGTGTCGTCGGCGTCGTGTGCGCCGCACTGCTGGTCATGGTGTGTGCGTTCGCGATCAGCTGGATCTTCGCACTCATGGGTGTGCTGATGAGCAAAGCCTCTGCCGTGCAGGGTGTCTCGATGATGATCCTGTTCCCGCTGACGTTCATGTCCAACGCGTTCGTGCCGGCCGAGACGATGCCGGGCTGGATGCAGGCGTTCGTGAACGTCAACCCGGTCTCGCATCTCGTCACCGCGGTCCGCGAACTCGCCAACGACGGGCACGTCGGCATCCATGCGGTGTGGGCCCTGCTGGGTGCCGCGGTGATCGTGGCGGTCATGGCGCCGCTGACGGTGCGCACCTACATGCGCAAGGCCTGA
- a CDS encoding ATP-binding cassette domain-containing protein, translating into MNLDTSPPAIEAVGLVKTFGQQRAVDGVSLTVPTGSVYGVLGPNGAGKTTTVRMLATLLRPDGGEARIFGRDVVRESTAVRSLVGVTGQYASVDEDLTATENLVIFSRLLGLGRADAKRKAAELLEEFALTEAASKPLKNFSGGMRRRLDLAASLIARPPLLFLDEPTTGLDPRTRAQMWETIRRLVAEGSTVLLTTQYLDEADQLADRIAVIDRGRVIADGTSDELKASVGVSAVQLTLADRGRTDEARDVISSMLGVPATVTPESGRITAPLSDPTVTADLLVRLRDLSIAVDEITVSKPSLDEVFLTITGHDTAESERSVA; encoded by the coding sequence ATGAACCTCGACACCTCACCCCCGGCGATCGAAGCCGTCGGGCTCGTCAAGACGTTCGGGCAGCAGCGCGCGGTGGACGGCGTGAGCCTCACCGTGCCCACCGGCTCGGTGTACGGCGTCCTCGGCCCCAACGGCGCAGGCAAGACCACGACGGTCCGCATGCTCGCGACGCTGCTGCGCCCCGACGGCGGCGAGGCCCGGATCTTCGGTCGCGATGTCGTCCGCGAATCGACGGCGGTCCGTTCCCTCGTCGGTGTCACCGGACAGTACGCCTCGGTCGACGAAGACCTCACCGCCACAGAGAATCTCGTGATCTTCTCGCGGCTCCTCGGCCTGGGCCGCGCCGACGCCAAGCGCAAGGCCGCCGAACTCCTCGAAGAGTTCGCCCTGACCGAGGCGGCGTCGAAGCCGCTGAAGAACTTCTCCGGCGGCATGCGGCGACGTCTCGACCTCGCGGCCAGCCTGATCGCGCGTCCCCCGCTGCTGTTCCTCGACGAGCCGACCACCGGGCTCGATCCGCGCACCCGCGCACAGATGTGGGAGACCATCCGGCGCCTCGTCGCCGAGGGCTCGACAGTGCTGCTCACGACGCAGTACCTCGACGAGGCAGACCAGTTGGCCGACCGGATCGCGGTGATCGATCGCGGCCGGGTGATCGCCGACGGCACCTCCGACGAACTCAAGGCGTCGGTCGGGGTATCGGCCGTGCAACTGACCCTCGCCGACCGCGGGCGGACCGACGAGGCCCGCGACGTGATCTCGTCGATGCTGGGGGTCCCGGCCACCGTCACCCCCGAGTCCGGGCGCATCACCGCGCCGCTGTCGGATCCGACGGTGACCGCGGATCTGCTTGTGCGACTGCGGGATCTGTCGATCGCGGTCGACGAGATCACGGTCTCCAAGCCGAGCCTCGACGAGGTCTTCCTCACCATCACCGGCCACGACACCGCCGAGTCCGAACGGAGCGTCGCATGA